The proteins below are encoded in one region of Candidatus Neomarinimicrobiota bacterium:
- a CDS encoding M3 family metallopeptidase, giving the protein IMKGDYGDSLDNRDILTRMASLRVQRARLLGYPTHAHFVLEENMAKTPDRVYEFLDQLWVPALARAKAEAAEFQAMIDAEGGGFKLQPWDWWYYAEKVKQAKYALEDEQLRPYFALDNVRQGAFDVANKLWGLTFHERTDIPLYHPDAQLYEVREADGTHVGLLTTDYYPRDSKRFGAWMSSFRKQSRRGGQMVTPIICNVYNFTLPSGDQPALLSLDEAETLFHEFGHGLQGLLSNCTYDRLSGTAVTRDYVELCSQIMENWATEPVVIKSYARHWHTGEPIPDDLVERIQNARLFNQGFATVEYLAASYLDMDWHTMEDAELRNPREFEDAALTRIGLIPEIVTRYRSTYFQHIFSGGYSAGYYSYIWAEVLDADAFQAFKETSLFDQETARAFRENILETGGTEDPMTLYLRFRGREPGIEPLLKRRGLD; this is encoded by the coding sequence ATCATGAAAGGCGACTACGGCGACAGCCTGGATAATCGGGACATACTCACCCGGATGGCCTCCCTCCGTGTCCAGCGTGCCAGACTCCTCGGCTATCCTACCCACGCCCACTTCGTCCTGGAGGAAAACATGGCCAAAACCCCCGACCGGGTCTATGAGTTCCTCGATCAGCTCTGGGTGCCCGCCCTGGCCCGCGCAAAGGCCGAGGCCGCCGAGTTTCAGGCCATGATCGATGCCGAAGGCGGCGGCTTTAAGCTCCAGCCCTGGGACTGGTGGTACTACGCCGAGAAGGTCAAGCAGGCCAAGTACGCCCTGGAGGACGAGCAGCTGCGGCCCTACTTCGCTCTGGACAATGTGCGCCAGGGCGCCTTCGACGTCGCCAACAAACTCTGGGGCCTCACCTTCCACGAGCGCACGGACATCCCCCTCTACCACCCCGATGCCCAGCTCTACGAGGTCCGCGAGGCCGACGGTACTCACGTCGGGCTGCTCACGACCGACTACTACCCCCGGGACAGCAAACGCTTCGGGGCCTGGATGAGCTCCTTCCGCAAGCAGTCCCGCCGCGGCGGACAGATGGTCACACCCATCATCTGCAACGTGTACAATTTCACCCTGCCCTCCGGCGACCAGCCCGCCCTACTCAGCCTGGATGAAGCCGAGACCCTGTTCCACGAGTTCGGCCACGGCCTCCAGGGCCTGCTGTCCAACTGCACCTATGACCGGCTCTCCGGCACCGCCGTAACCCGCGACTACGTGGAACTCTGCTCCCAGATCATGGAGAACTGGGCCACCGAGCCCGTGGTCATCAAGTCCTACGCCCGGCACTGGCATACCGGCGAGCCGATCCCCGACGACCTCGTCGAGCGGATCCAGAACGCCCGCCTGTTCAACCAGGGCTTCGCCACCGTGGAGTACCTGGCTGCCTCCTACCTGGACATGGACTGGCACACCATGGAGGACGCCGAGCTGCGCAACCCGAGGGAGTTCGAGGATGCCGCCCTGACCCGCATCGGCCTCATCCCGGAGATCGTCACCCGCTACCGCAGCACCTACTTCCAGCACATCTTTTCCGGCGGCTATTCCGCGGGCTACTACAGCTACATCTGGGCCGAGGTCCTCGACGCCGACGCTTTCCAGGCCTTCAAGGAGACCAGCCTCTTCGACCAGGAGACGGCGCGTGCCTTCCGTGAGAATATCCTGGAAACCGGCGGCACCGAAGATCCCATGACCCTCTACCTGCGCTTCCGCGGACGCGAACCAGGGATCGAACCCCTCCTCAAACGAAGAGGGCTGGATTAG